Genomic segment of Malus domestica chromosome 15, GDT2T_hap1:
gtctgtctataagaggaaaaggaaagctatcattcgggcatcctttgtttaggtcgatgtaatcgacacacattctccacaagaccttttggagcaggagactttccttggtcggattcttcttaacaaggataacatttgctacccacgttggataattgacttcgtggatgaagcctatgcctttgagtttttcaacttctgccttcattgcctcgtaccattcagcgtcataagatcttcgcttctgcctcactggcttggtcttggggtcaatacttaagcgatgacaaatgatatcgggagagatgcctgacatgtcctcgtatgaccaggcgaagaatTCAGTGTTCTCCTACAAAAAAgggatcaatgccaaccgaatgggtggttacaaggtggtgccaatcttcaccatgcgatccagataatcttttgagatagagaccttatctaactcttcagcgggttgtgcttgttgggtgaaagagtcatctcgaggattgtCGAGTTGATTGTTACCATCGTGAAGATCCAAATTGGCTTTGTCTGGGCTGgtttttatgacttggtcatgtttagaaagggtttccttgggcacaggcaggtgatgttgcttgaccgaagcgttgtaacatgatcgtgcactaagttgatctcttctgatgtaaccattgccatagggggttggaaatttcatcaacaacatatgtgtggataccatggccttgagatcattgatgcatgtgcgtcccaagatgacattgtatgttgttgggcaatcaaccaccaggaagttagtggtaatggtagttgtgtaatggcatgtaccaatggtgaatggtaagtgtatgctccatAAAGGtggcacgatatcaccggagaagcttatcagaggagaaatcgagcgatcaagcaagtgttcagctacattaagtgccctgaaagcttcagcaaacatgatattgaccgaagtgcccgtgtctaccaagattcgtcgtacttcaaagttggttatgtgagcttccacgatcaatgggtcattgtgagggtaaatgatacctttttctttctcatggtagaaacatattggatcccagctAGGCTTTTGacacttgcctcccctgatgtcttccacgtgaaacatttGGTGACCaagccttaaagctcgttcgctaTTTTTCAGGGCTctgttggaagattcagatatgggtgtgccgccgcttatggaatatatcacattcaattggcgttggttacgactatcccttgaagggtgaaggaggaattgatcaatttttccttcacgcaccaaagcttcaatatgatcacgaatggtgatacatttctcgccgtcatggccgatatgctcgtggtagcagcaaaacgtgcccgtattcttcgtgggcttgtaacccgactgCCTCGGCATTGGCTTTGGTATCATGTGTGTTATgctagggtaaatggccactcatgtggcattcaaaggcGTGTATGTcttatacctcggggtagggcctatcctgacacgtgcttggcccactgtgttTACTCTCTGGGGACaggcattatcgtggcgatacccttggttatcacgatagtgtcccttacttcttttactaaaatgagactggtgaagatgaaaatctttccttttgccctgagattgatatgtctgttaacttggtaaagtattaagtaaggcagggggaggcaccgctgtcgtttggaaggttgaggtcttctcattttggtgggtctggcttccactccccacTTACTGATAGGGGATGGTTGTTGAGGGTTTCTCTTGGTATGTTCttacctcggcggaggcatggttataagcctgcgccatcaccttagagtaagtcttccaagtgttggcattgatcatgtacttaaagaaacaatcacgtaagcCTGCCATGAAgtctttgagggcagtcttgtcgtctacctcagcacaacgggaatactcatggctgaagcgaccagcatacatacgtaatgactcgtctggcttctggtgaatagtgtacaagtcatccgcagagtgcaagcgatcggtctggaaaatgtgttgagaaacaaacagtttcctcaattcctcaaatgagtctaccatctcaggtggaagacggcaataccagtttagagctctgccagaaagggtggaggggaagagaagacatcgctcttcgtcggtgagcatccggtatgccatggtggactcaaagaggttaaggtgttcaattgggtcctcatttccaatataagttgcaagccaagcttctgctttgtctttgcttggagggggtgtcgaagatcctccttgtaagagggccaggcctaggttggttccaattaggtatctcagcttgtcattcagccttcaacttgtttacttctttaaggagttgtaggacaagagggtcctgagtggagtcatgtatcactggagctttctttcgtaaatctccatattctcttggaagtaggaaggtttgattaagaacatgtgatttttccttggactcgtcgtactgacttccaaggtatgtttgtcggaacatctctaagtcccctataccttcgtgtttctctaggatttgttgccccttcccaaaattggtagccggcctgggaTATGGGAGAGGACGAAGTCTTttagagacccttgggtcattgatcttcgagcttacctGGATGGGATTGTTTcgatgttgctttaggaagtctcgacagttacgaaagacggctttcaatcattccactccttctgtaaggaggtgcctTCCTTCACTCCTCCTGTTTCgagtcgaagcaactgggttgagagaagtctcatgttggtcgccatttcgatgagtaactcgctcctcaacaggaataccAATGTCGATGGCAAATGACCCTCTGTGTTGAAGgacacccagttgatggttgactttcaaatgggtgatgagctcgtgtgttttagtatatctagcctcgtggagcatctcgaagaccttctcatactgctcttggaagatctcattcttcatcgctatcttgttgttctgagcctccagctcatcaactttagcctgaaaagcaaacttcttttgttctttctttcgttgctttgcactaggtgcaagatggatgtcattttgtgtgttgtggcttccttcactcctAATGTTGGAaatggatgcctggtcaaaagagagtgtacgaatggtggaaaccagcttaacaaagctgaagagagtgggaataagtgtcgttcctatagacggtgccaaatgttgatgcacaaaatcagtgaggactttggtacaacagaaagtgtcaagtttgtgaccttcgctagattgctctggtcactagtgtggataagtatgtaaatggatagggacatggaagcaaacacaagatgtacgtggttcacccaaattggctacgtccacgaagtagatgagttctcattaattgtgaagggtttacacaagtacataggttcaagctctcctttagtgagtactagtgaataatttagtacaaaatgacattaggaaatattgtcaaagaatgatctccttttatagaagagtttctagctttgttctgacattaacacgtgtcgtgttgtgattggcttctgatgttgacacgtgttgcgttgtgattggcttctgatgtcgacacgtgtcacactgtgattggtctcctggttggaggaaaaactcttctgggtctttgacggtataacgtttaccgatgctcagtagtttcgggattggtcaagtatggtacaaacaagaacGAATATCACATTGATGGGATAAGAGATCTTGCATTGGCTTATAAGTATGTTGAGATATTCCCCATATTGCTAATTTgttttatagtggaacctcaactttatcCGGAGAGATGGAGCCTTAGTGATGGGAAATAAGTTGTTTATGCCTAAGGACAACGAGGCGGTGAAAAAGGAGATTCTTAATGAGGCTCACATCTCGGCATATGCCATGCATCTTTGGAGCACCAAATTTTACCACACTATCCGTCCATTCTACTATTGGTACAGGATGTGGCGGAGTATGTGTGAAGATGTATTATTTGCCAACAAGTGAAGGCAGACAGACAGAGACCTGAAAGGTTGATGCAGAATCTCCCTATACCAGCATGGAAGTGGGAAGACATCATCATGGATTTTGTGTATGGGTTGCCGAGGACGCAGTCGAGGtttgatggcatttgggtgatTGTGGATCGACTCACCAAGACTACTCATTTCTTACTCGTTCGGTAAACTTACACACTGGAGAAGTTGGCAAAGTTGTTAAATCGATAACATTGTCAAACTTCATGGTGTACCTGTCACTATTGTTTTGGACAGAGATCCAAGGTTCACCTCCAGGTTTTGGAGAGCATTCAATGACACCATGGATACTCAGTTGTTGTACAACACTGCTTATCATCCACAGACCGATGATCAATCAAATAGGATAATTCAGACCTTGGAGGACATGTTGAGAGTGTCTGTTCTTCAGTGGAAAGGTAGTTGGGATAACTATTTGCCTCTGATCAAGTTTGCTTACAACAACAGCTATCACTCCAGCATCGAcatggcaccatttgaggcattATATGGTAAAGTGTGTCGGACACCGTTGTGTTATACAGAGGTCGGTGAACGAGTGTTAGTGGGGCCAGAAATTGTTGACACCACTAATACTAACATCCAGTTGATAAAGAGAAATCTAAAGGCGGTTCAAGATCAACAGAAAAGCATTGCGGACTGACATTCTAGGGATCGTGAGTATACGGTTGGTGACTTTGTCTTCCTGAAGTTgtcaccttggaaaggtgtgGTTCGATTTGGTAAGCGAAGGAAGTTGAGCTCTAGATATGTTGGTCCCTATTAGATTACGAAGAGAATTGGTACGGTTGCTTATAAACTGGAGCTACCATCGGAGTTGTTTCAGATTCACAACGTATTCCATGTTTCTATGCTACGAAAGTATGTTCCGGACCCCTCTCATGTCATATAGCCGGAATCGTTAGAGGTGAATCAGGATGCAAGTTATGTTGAGGCACCAGGCGGGAGAAGACTCTGAGGAATATAGTCATCCCGTTGGTAAAAATACTGTGGAGAAACCATGCCGTTGAGGAAGTGACATGGGAAACGGAGGAATTGATGAAAAGCTAGTATCCGTATTTATTTAATTGAGGTTGTaatttcggggatgaaattcttttaaggggggtagattgtgaAACCCCCATCCCTAAAATTAAGTGTAATTTcacaaattttatataaaaataatgaaattaccTTTTTGTCCGTAACCGTACTCAATTTGGATCCCTTATTTTTGGATTCCCTCTCTAGTTCTCCTCCTCTCCCtgcctgccacgtggcaaaccCTCACTTTATCTctccttctttctcttctcctcGAGCACTCTCCCTCTCACTTTCACAgaaccctctctccctctccccgaTTAAACCCAACCACTCACACACCCAAGTTGACAAACGAACAGTGACAATGGTGTCACCATCACCACCGGTGTCAACCTTTTTCCTCCCTCGTCTTTGTAAAGCACGGGACACCAGAGTCCACCCAAAACTCCTCCAGTGAGCCGTGGTGTTCGAGCTCGAAGTCCGGTTGATTCCAGCCATTTCACGGCGAATCGAAGGTAAGAAACCCTCCTTATCGTCTCTATTATCATTTTAATTGGTAGATCGTAGGTTAAATCGTCAAATTGTTGTTGACCGGAGCTCGGGAGGCTTCGGCGTTCGTTCTTGACGAGAACCAACTCGATCGACCCACACCTGGAGCCCAAGCCTTTTAGCCCAGAGCTTTGGGTCGGGCCTCCAAACCCAAGCCCATTAGATACCCAAAACCCTTTAAGCCCCGGCCCATCCTATTGAACCGGTCAAACCCAAACCTAAGGCCCGGTTAACCTGGACCCGTTGACCGGTcacgttgacttttgttgactttttttgggttttggtgggGACCCcttctaggctaatttcgacgtcctggATCCGTTTTTGACATCCGTTTTccgaaattcaatcgtttgagtatagttttattaattggaccctttatgtgcttaggtgcatttaTTAGCGGCGATTATGTCGTTCCTATAGCTTTATACGcatgttttacatgttcttAGCATATGTATTCATTAAATGGCTTGCGTCACCCTCGGGTATCGGCCAACACATGGCCATCCCGATTTCCCTTggacatcgggatcggggcaTGTCAAGATCACTTGAAAGTGATACCAGCATTGTATAAAGTACATAGGTCTAAGTAGGAAAAGTGAGTGTACCTAACAAACATGTTGAGATCTGAATGTATAATTTTCCactcaaaagaaaaattgtaaaaatttaagcaCGATAACTTGTCGAAAATTACTTATGGGCATCATATTACAATAGCAATTCAAAGGCGCATACTCAGATGGAAACCAAGTTCCCACTCACGGCCCAAGTAGCAAGCGACACAGTAAGAAGTGTAGAACAATTAGCTCATGGTCATACGACAAAGTCAGAAAGTCTGCTAATCGAAAGCAAAACCGACACGAAAAAGCCTCTCACGCTCATTGGCAACATGCCTTGCAAGATGAACTTGAGGCCCTTGCGTCCACAAATATATACCTGGATATCGCTCCCCTTCGTCTGAATAAGTGGCCTATTAACTGCAAATGGATCTACAAGATTAAGCAATGATTCGATGATTGAATTGAGCGTTATAAAGCTCAGCTTGTGGCTAAGGGCTTTCGACAAACTGAGGGGATCGACTATCATGACACTTCTCCCTTACGGCCATCTTGATCATTGTGCGTTGTCACCTTGTCATTACAACTGCTTGCAATCAGTCTCTCAATCAACTGGACACCAAGATGAATTTTCATCATGGCGGCCTCGGAGAACAAATTTACGTAATGCCCCTTCCTCGTCCTCAGCTTATTACGCTCTTTTCACATGTAGGGGAGGTAAATCTTGTACAACCTTGTTGGTTTATGTAGGAGAGGTGAATCTTTCCCAATATAGGCGATTGGTAGGTCGTTTGATATATCTTACACCGCTCGACCCAACATCACATATACGGTATATGTTCTCAATATAATCATGTATGAGCCTCGTAGAGCTCATATGGAGACCTGTTTTCAAGTACTTCGGTATCTAAATGCTTGATGACAAGGCATGTTATTTCTAATTGAGAACAAATTAAAACCAAGTGCTTGTTGCGATGATCTTCAAATCCGGCGGGCTGCCCCTTTACTTGAAGATCCACTGCCTGAATTGTGTGTTTGGAAATGCAATGGTTTCATGGAGAACAAAGAGAAAAATCCATCTCACTTTCCTCGACAGAAGCCAAGTACAGGACGATGACTGGTGCATTCTGTGAACTCACTTGGCTACGGTCCTACAGAGTTTGTTGCGTGATTTACAATTACCACATGCGGAGTCCTCACTGCAAGGTTAGAGTTCTTGATATTCACTCTCCCAACTTAAGGGGGAGTACTAGAAATATTTCCCAACTGCAACCCGAATTTAGATAGCATGTACACTCTGTACTTGATTttgctttttggttttttttcttcattccaTATAGCTGAATTGTAGGAAGCTCTATGTATAACGTCGAACAATCAATATCAATGACGGGAAATATATTCCATATATGCCTAAGTTTACAGATATGTCACTGAAGTAGTACGTTCCTCATCATGATAGCACATATATGCATGTATATGCTTGCTTTtatcttgattgtatctttggATTTTGAAAGAAGAAGATGCTCGGCCGTAGATATTTGCAGCTGTGTGAGTTGCAAAATTACAATTTACAGAATGACAAGAGCTGCTGTAATGAATGAGTATTACAGCTATGGTGAATGTAACCCTCCAAAAATGATCCTTCAGACGGTAAGTTTATAACGATGACCCGAGTCTTGATGCTTAAAGCGAACTTTCATGTGATCTCTCTAATATGAAGATGTTGCCCTTATCATCCCTCCCTATTCTCAGGGTATCATCAACATATCTGAAGAAATTGAATTAAAGAAACAATATAGTCTCTACCGTTCGAAAATCAGAAAATCTCAAGCGTGCACAGAGGAGATCACTCCTACGTCAAAGTAGTAACTATTAGGATACGTGATCTCAAGCCATCCTTCTGGGTTGAAGATCCCAAGCAGAATATCATAATTTTTCCGGAACACGCTCATTAACTATAAGCATCAAAACGAGCAGACATGAATTAGAAACCCAAAAATGCTGATACAAAATAATCTGATATGCATGCTACAAAACAATGTAAGATACCTGACTCGGAGTGATCATGGAGTTGTCATAGTTGATGTCAACTCTCTGTAAGATTTCAAATCAGAAAAGCTTTGAGAACAGGATTTGTATGTTGTAATCAAAATTAGAAAGTTGCAGTCAGATTAAATAAATGAATACAGGTTAAGGTGAGCAAAATTAACTGAATTGGATGCTTTCTTGAAGGAGGCCTCAATTGTCAGCCGTCCATTAAACAGATTCAATCCTCTCACGTCGAACTTGATCACATTAACTGCTTTACCCTCCGTTTCGGCATATCAGCAAACGCGCAATTGCAGAATACAAACCAAATCAGCATACACTTTTGTTCGTGTTGAACCTAAAATAGTATTTGTGTTGTGCACAAGTTTATACTCTATGTGGCGTGTACCTTGGCAATGTTAATATTCTGGAAGAAATCACCCAAGGAGATGAAGTCCCGCAATCCCAGCTTTGTTCGTTTCGAACCTAAAATGGTAATTGTGCTGTACACAAGTTTCCAGCATCCACCCACCTtccaattaaacaaacaaatcaaaactAAATCGATAGATTTACATATGAACACACAACCTTTAACTAGTCAGTAATTTAATGCACAACCAAAATACCATGTTTGGTACCTTTTGTAGATTAAGAAGAGGATCTGGAGTAGGATTCCGAGACTCGAGCTGGTTTACGAGAGCTTCAATCTGAGATTTCTTCGCAGACGGGACTCCGAAAATGCCTCTGTTGATTCCTTTGATTGCTTCCAGAAGCTGGGTCTTAATAACCTCATCATCCCCAACGTCCAAGCTGGAGCTGGAGCTGGAACTGGAACTTTCTTCTGCTACTGATCTCACTGTGCAAGTGTGTCGCCATAACCCAACAAATCTCGTGCTTTGATGTGCGGTCGAGACCAAACAGCGAGCAGGTGCCGCCATGTTTTTGGGTCTCAGTCTAGGCACTGGCGGAAATGGAATTGCATGGACAAGCACGGTGGCCATGAATCTTCCAATGACTCGACGGCACGAGAGATGTTCACTGCTTGCTAGTAATCCCCAAGCTCACGGTCCATGCCAGTGAGAGGGATGGGGGAAAGCTTGGCTCCTCTTCAGTCTGCTGCCGCGGTGTGCTGAGAGCTTTTAGGCTGTCCttgtttgcttgtttgtttTTCTTATAGTAGCATGTGTTTGTGGATACTTTACTTTTTTCTAATACTATGTGTTTGACATAAATGTTGATTGGTGAGAGGATAGCTTTGCATACATCATATGATATATGTGGTTCAGAACTTGAGAGATCCcaaatgggttttttttttttttttttttttttttctgaaaaaatttaaaaataaaaattaaaagaagagaggaagtcctattttttattttatttttttggacaaaatacATTTTACAATCTCAATTTTAAATCACATACAAACTCATATCTCATCCTTAGAACATTGCAATGCAAAATTATGAATTCGTTGCCCTGTCAGACCTACGTTAGTCAATCCATCACATTGGTCATTAAGTTATGACGTGGTAAATGGAGGATCCATATTTTTGCTGACATGGCTATCAATTTTGCTGTGTAGGCAAAaactaaattataaattaattaatttaaaaaggaaataattttttatggaaaaagattaaataaaaaagagtgGGCCCCTCCCTCTTCAATTCACCAAATCCACCTTCTTCCTTAACCTACCCAACGTTCTCGTcgaagagagatttttcaatatgatcGGGCACATGAGATGGTATATCATGTGTTAGTATACAAATAataagatatgtgtgttaaaaaccataaatttgatcaaatttagCACACAATTCACAAACCTAATTTGAACAGACGCATTTGTTAAAGAGAGAAAGTTGAGAGAGAGGGGAGGgcttagggatgggcaacggttatgacggccgggtaaccgcggttatttacccataaccgtttaagcttttacccgcataaccgtttacccgttgggtatttACATAAACGggtatacccatacccataaccgtttataaatggttaaccatacccataaccgcatacccagTTACCCATAACCACATAACcgttgtcataatttttttttctaacattTAACATGTGAATATATGCGATGTCTCCCAATTATTTGACGATCAATCTATTACAAGAATCATGCATTGTTGTAGGTTAATTAATATtcttgtatatgtatatatatatgtgtgtgtgtgtgtgtgaaagtACGCATTAGTCTACTAAGAAGCTAATTTGataaatattatgatttttatttagaaacATATGTTCATTGATCCAAGCCATTTAATCGATTTCTAATTTTGGGGTCAAATATTTATTGAAAACTCGAggtcaattaaatatatataggtacGCATCATCTGATAATAACATGTTTCTAAATGTTCAAGATAATCATTATCCTGAATTGGTCAAAGCTctaaaagactcaaaaacaaaattgtcgAACACTCTAATGCTTTAGCACATTCAATCACATATAGGTACCCATAACCGCGTACccgtttacttttttttttttttacccgtctatttttttaacaacttgaaaattaaaaagaaatttgtcataatttttttttctaacattTAACATGTGAATATATGCGATGTCTCCCAATTATTTGACGATCAATCTATTACAAGAATCATGCATGGTTGTAGGTTAATTAATattcttgtatatatatatatatgtgtgtgtgtgtgtgtgtgtgtgtgtgtgaaagtACGCATTAGTCTACTAAGAAGCtaatttgataaatattttgaTTCTTATTTAGAAACATATGTTCATTGATCCAAGCCATTTAATCGATTTCTAATTTTGGGGTCAAATATTTATTGAAAACTCGAggtcaattaaatatatataggtacGCATCATCTGATAATAACATGTTTCTAAATGCTCAAGGTAATCATTATCTTGAATTGGTCAAAGTTCTAaaagattcaaaaacaaaactgtcgAACACTCTAATGCTTTAGCACATtcaatcacatatattaaacatTAGCCCGTTCTATCAactatatttttctctcaagtgaGGCataaatgtgtgtgtatatatatatatatatatatattatggccCTTTATAACCAAATATATCTTGGGATACTAAACCtagtgatgcgaaaattatcttaacacacaaattaaaccctcttgttgtcaattgtagtaaagaatgtaagtagggatcgttctaggccggggattaggagggattgctaaaacacttgaaactgacttaaaaacgtaaaattaagtttaaaacaccaaactagactcaaaagatgcaatacaaactaaaaagactcaaaactagtttaaaagactcaaaactgcttaaaacgatgaattagactctaaactgactctagggatggttttggacgaaattaggttctaacttgactcaagacacttaaaaacacaaatcaaaacagattttgactaataaaacactttaaagtaaatggggaattaattttgacgaatttgaaaacaaaacaaacagattgtaaactaaaacagattttggacgaatttggataaactatggatgatgggctagctagagggttcttctccacacatgacatacttgcacataaaccaattttcagttgttctttcgatcaatcatgaaactcaacaccccagattaattaagtccgcttaaattaaccttgaAGTTCtctttaagttattgaattggatgggaaagcgcatacaacaattcaagcattcttcaaaagtcctttacgtgaacagcacaataaagatacaatcaaagatcattaagcattatgaaaactataagtattgacgaggcattcgttactatgatgagcatgaaactcctgccaagaattcatttaacgcgatcgtttataagcgacctccactacttgtgaatataagtttgtaactattaggtgaaactcccttatactctagcatcatattcatgcatgcaaactaaatgtgcactcttaataaacatacacgaataagttatcaatcaagcagttaaacaaattgaattcagaacttatgaaatcacaactgaaggtaatcaaatcatattgcaagcatgaacatggtttcgaattccccctagctaaggggggtttagttcctcatactcacaaagcaaagataaacaaatttagacattgaaaacaaaagaatgaaaacacctaaaaacgctccaacaatccaacttgaatggcaagcacgtccaagggtcctccttcttctctttgttgcggcacaaggtgtggtttgatggatgagtggtaaattatggtggtggatggatataggtgagttatggtgaagggtggatgggtggattgtgttct
This window contains:
- the LOC103401791 gene encoding fibrillin protein 5 homolog; its protein translation is MATVLVHAIPFPPVPRLRPKNMAAPARCLVSTAHQSTRFVGLWRHTCTVRSVAEESSSSSSSSSLDVGDDEVIKTQLLEAIKGINRGIFGVPSAKKSQIEALVNQLESRNPTPDPLLNLQKVGGCWKLVYSTITILGSKRTKLGLRDFISLGDFFQNINIAKGKAVNVIKFDVRGLNLFNGRLTIEASFKKASNSRVDINYDNSMITPSQLMSVFRKNYDILLGIFNPEGWLEITYVDDTLRIGRDDKGNIFILERSHESSL